In Virgibacillus proomii, a single window of DNA contains:
- a CDS encoding transcriptional regulator translates to MTKVAKPKETTFKHAEAEWFNYHNTLQEIARLRESIMNPFDDDPEDPTIVKGANSVRMVGDPTQRMATRLATHKRLEHLSEVTKAIEQVYNALPDNYKELARLRYWNKNNKLTWEGIAMRLSISERHARRQRNEIIQATLDVLGWR, encoded by the coding sequence ATGACAAAGGTAGCAAAACCAAAGGAAACTACTTTTAAACACGCTGAGGCAGAATGGTTTAATTATCATAACACTCTGCAAGAGATTGCGAGATTAAGGGAATCAATCATGAATCCTTTTGATGATGATCCAGAAGATCCAACGATTGTTAAAGGTGCCAACTCGGTTAGAATGGTTGGTGATCCAACCCAAAGAATGGCTACAAGGTTAGCTACACATAAAAGGCTGGAACATTTATCGGAAGTAACAAAAGCTATTGAACAGGTGTATAATGCCTTGCCAGATAATTACAAAGAATTAGCCAGATTGAGATATTGGAACAAGAACAATAAATTAACATGGGAAGGTATAGCTATGAGATTAAGCATCAGCGAGAGACATGCGAGAAGACAGAGGAACGAAATTATACAAGCTACTTTGGATGTGTTGGGATGGAGGTAA
- a CDS encoding terminase small subunit, whose translation MRKKMTPRQQKFADEYIITGNATESAVKAGYSKKYANTNANKLLQNTTIRKYIDERLKELKSQAIADQQEVLEYLTAVLRGKAKGTELVGTGGGEQEVKMISPSIEAKTKAAELLGKRYALWTEKQQIEDITPVFIEDVPEND comes from the coding sequence ATGAGGAAGAAGATGACGCCAAGACAACAAAAGTTTGCTGATGAATATATAATTACGGGCAATGCCACAGAATCGGCTGTTAAAGCTGGTTACAGTAAGAAATACGCTAACACAAACGCTAACAAGCTACTACAAAATACTACAATTAGAAAATACATCGACGAAAGGCTAAAGGAATTAAAAAGCCAAGCCATCGCCGATCAGCAAGAAGTGTTAGAATATCTAACTGCCGTATTACGAGGTAAAGCAAAAGGAACAGAATTAGTGGGGACGGGCGGTGGTGAACAAGAGGTTAAAATGATATCGCCGAGCATAGAAGCCAAAACGAAAGCCGCTGAATTACTTGGGAAGCGTTATGCTCTTTGGACGGAAAAACAGCAAATTGAAGATATAACACCAGTGTTTATTGAGGATGTGCCAGAAAATGACTAA